TGCACGAGCTGTGCCTGCGCCACGGGGTGAGCACGCCACGGGCGGCCTTTCCGGAAAGCAGGGCCGAGGTCCTGGACTTCGCCCGCACGGCGGTCTTCCCCGTGGTCGCCAAGAACCGTGACCCCTTCGCCCGCCGGGCCAGTCCCGCCGTGCCGGGGACCACCAGGATCGACGACGCGGAGACGCTCGCGGCGCTGGCCGAGGCCTGGGGCGAGCACCCGGGCGTGGTGCTGCAGGAATACCTGCCGCGCGCGGACGCGGAGGACTGGATCGTACACATGCACACGAGTGCGGCGGAGGACGCCCGCGTTCTCTTCACGGCGGTGAAGGCACGTTCCTGGCCACCGCACGCGGGAATGACCGCGATGGCGGTCACCACCCCGAACGATGAACTCGCACAGTTGTCCGCCGATTTCTGCAAGGAGATCGGCTTCGCCGGCGTCTGCGACCTGGACTGGCGATTCGACCGCAGGGACGGCCGATACAAGCTGCTCGATTTCAATCCGCGTATCGGCGCGCAGTTCCGCCTGTTCGAGACGCGGGCGCGCGTCGATCTGGTCCGGGCCCTGCATCTGCACCTGACCGGACGGCGAATTCCGGCCGCACCGCAGATCGAAGGGCGGCGGATCGTCGTCGAGAACATCGACCTGCTGGCCAGGCTCGCCTACCGGGGGTCCGACTACCGCACCCCGTCGCTGCCGCCGCGCTCCCGCTGGACCGAGACCGAGCTGGGCTGGTGGGCGAAGGACGACCCGCTGCCCTTCCCGGTCATGCTGGCGCGCTCG
This genomic interval from Streptacidiphilus rugosus AM-16 contains the following:
- a CDS encoding carboxylate--amine ligase: MHHGGVGAIRSLGRLGVPVHAVSEDRFTPAAVSRYTRGVHVWRTTGAEPQERLLAGLLRIGERIGRPALLIPTDEEAAVLVAEHQDALNHRFLFPRNPEGLVRAVASKQGLHELCLRHGVSTPRAAFPESRAEVLDFARTAVFPVVAKNRDPFARRASPAVPGTTRIDDAETLAALAEAWGEHPGVVLQEYLPRADAEDWIVHMHTSAAEDARVLFTAVKARSWPPHAGMTAMAVTTPNDELAQLSADFCKEIGFAGVCDLDWRFDRRDGRYKLLDFNPRIGAQFRLFETRARVDLVRALHLHLTGRRIPAAPQIEGRRIVVENIDLLARLAYRGSDYRTPSLPPRSRWTETELGWWAKDDPLPFPVMLARSVRPGLRYVAATRTRHA